The Geomonas agri genome contains the following window.
TTGAGCAGTTCCTTGAGGTACAACATTGTTCATTGACTAATTCCGGTTCGTCAGCAAACCTCCTTGCCTTTATGGCCCTAACCTCCCCGAAATTAGGAGAAAGGCGAATAATGAAAGGAGACGAGGTTATAACTGTTGCTGCTGGTTTTCCTACTACAGTTGCTCCTATCGTGCAGTTCGGTGCCGTCCCGGTATTTGTAGATGTTAGTTTGCCTACCTACAATATCGATGTTTCACAGCTTGAGGCTGCACTCTCTGAAACGACTAAGGCTGTGATGGTGGCGCACACGCTAGGCAACCCATTCGATCTGTCCTCAGTTAAGGCATTTTGCGACAAGTATAACCTTTGGCTTATTGAGGACAATTGTGATGCTCTTGGAGCCAGATATCTCTATAAAAATGAGTGGCGTTACACCGGGACAATTGGGCACCTTGGCACATCAAGCTTTTACCCGCCGCACCACATGACTATGGGCGAAGGTGGCGCAGTGTATACTAATGAGGCTACGCTCAATCGTTTGGTAGAGTCTTTTCGGGACTGGGGACGCGACTGCTGGTGCCCTTCTGGTAAAGACAATACATGTAGCAACCGTTTTGGCCAAGTATTTGGTGAGTTGCCTTTGGGATATGACCATAAATACGTCTATTCTCACTTTGGTTATAACTTGAAATTAACTGACATGCAGGCTGCAATTGGTTGTGCCCAGATACAGAAGTTGCCTTATTTTATAGAGTCTAGGAAAAAAAACTGGAAGATGCTCCGGGACGGGCTCGCTGGATGTGAGGATCGTTACATACTGCCTGAGCCAACGGAGTCCTCAGACCCATCTTGGTTTGGGTTCTTGCTTACTGTGCGTTCAGATAATGGACTATCGCGAGATCGTGTCGTCAATCATCTTGAAAAAAACGGCATTCAAACTAGGATGCTTTTTGCGGGGAATCTTATAAAACATCCTTGCTTTGATGAGATGCGGCGAGAAGCAAAAGGTTTCAGGGTGGTGGGGGATCTACCGAACACCAACAAAATTGTTCAAGATACCTTCTGGATTGGCGTCTACCCTGGTCTCAATATAGAGATGATTACTTACATCATTGACAAGATAAAAGCCATAAGTTGAGCTTAATTTGCTCGTTAGTAAATGTTTCAGCCTGAACAACGTGGTTGAAAATAGGTAAAACGATGAACATTTTGATAGATGGAGCAACTGGTTTCTTGGGTGGTAAAGTTACAACTATGCTAGTTGAACTAGGACATGATGTTTCTATTATCAAAAGAACATCTTCTAACACCACGAGCATAGACCATATCAGAAACTGTAAATTTTATGATATTGACACATGTGACAAAGAGACTATTTTTAGTGAAAGCAGCAAGTTTGATGTAGTGATACACTTAGCTACTGATTATGGCCGTGCAGGTAATGGTTTTTCAGGGGTTATTCAAGCAAATTTGATGCTTCCTCTGGAACTTATGAGCCTCAGTGTAAAATATGGGGTGGAGTTTTTCATTAATACTGACACTTATTACAACAGGCCTGGCAGTCAATCCTACCATCTCGCCCCCTACTCTTTAACGAAGCGCCAGATTGTTGAATGGGGCAAATTGCTTGCTGTTCAAAAAAAATTACATTTTATCAATGTAAAGCTTCAACATATGTTTGGGGCTGGCGAAGGGGCTTCGAAATTTACTACAAGCTTGATCCGCGATTGCGTTAGGGACGTTGATGAAGTGAAACTTACTGATGGTATTCAAAGACGCGACTTTATTTATATTGACGATGTAGTGGCAGCGTATAAAACAATTCTATTGCAACTACCATATGATGATTTTTTTGTTGACTATGATGTAGGTACTGGGATATCCACTTCAATAAGAGATTTTGCGTTATTGGTAAAAAAAGCTACAAAAACAAGGACCCACCTCAATTTCGGAGCTATACCAAATCGTGAAAATGAAATAACTGATTCTTGTGCAGACACAACTCTACTTAGAAGTTTGGGATGGACCGCACAAGTAGAGTTAGAAGAGGGAGTTGACAGGATCATACAGTATGAAACCATTTCTAAGTATAACGATTCCGACTTATAATAGATGTGAGACACTCAAAGCGAATCTTTCAAAGATCGTTGAAGAACTAGATAGTGAGATAGAGATTCTTGTTTCAGATAACGCGTCGACGGATGGGACGGAGGCGCTATGCAGGCAATACCAGGAGAGGTTCTCTTTTTTTAACTACCACCGAAATGAATTTAATCTGGGTTATGACCTAAATGTTTTGAATTGCGTAGAATTGTGTTCCGGACACTATATTTGGTTTTTAAGCGATGATGATTTCGTAAATGGCAAACTTATAAAGGAAGTCGTTGCAGAGCTAAAAAAAGAAAAACCCGATGGTGCTCTTATTAATGCGACAGTGGTAAATCCACAATCAGGCATAGTCTTAATTGATAATTTAGGTGGCTGCAATACTGACTATCTGACGTTGGTAGGCACGGCAGAATTCATCGATTACTCGAAATGGGCGACCCTCATCTCTTCCCTAATAGTCCGAAGAGACTTGATAGAATTTAATCCTCTATCAGAACACGTTGGGTCGTGTTTTATCCAAGTTCCATTGTTCTGGCGTGCTTTGTACCAGCGTCGTCTCTATGTGCTTGGATCGAAACGAATAATTAAAAACGACGGTATAGGTGATAATTTCAACCAGCACTCAAGCAAGCTTTGGTTGCTGAACTGGATTGCCACCATATCTTCGTTGTGTGATCTGTATACACTCGAAAGTTGTAGACGAGCAGCGACTAGTCTTTATCCTAAAGCTTTTTACGCACCCGGGAGTTTGGTTATGCATGTGATTCAGGCGAGGGGGGGCGGAGTGTTGAGCTCTTCGAATAAGAAAGTTGTAGTTGATGGACTTGATATCAACTTTGCCCAGCGTCTACTTATTGATGCCATTGTTTACGTGCCGGTAAGTCTCGTGGATTGTCTCTTCTGGATCGCGAGAAGGTTTGCCAGAGTTGTCCGGACAGCCAGACGGAGACTTGACTGTGCCTGATAAGATTAAAATCTCTCTAGTTGTTCTTGCAGGGCGGGACCGGGAAAATTTGAAGCGTTTTCTTGCTTCGCTTGTCCAGGTAACCGAGCTGCCTCATGAAGTAGTTGTAGTTTTTGATGTCCAGCATCATGGAACGCCCGATCCATTGCCTACTATTAGCGGATGCGAAGTAGTAGGGTTGAAGTTCGAGGGTGACAAAAGGCAGCCACAGATGAGGAATGTCGGGCTAAAGGCGTCGACAGGCGATTTCATCTGGTTTGTTGACGATGATGTAAGTCTTGATCCGAACTCCATTGAACAACTTATGCTGCTGTTGAAAGACATAAGGGATACAGGAAAAATCGGTGCTATATCCGGGCGAATAGTCGAACCCCCTTCATTCGATGTCAGACGCCTGTCTCGCCCAATCTACTTGTCCTTATTTAGAGGTGCTGTTGGCTGGTTTAATTATGACACCTTCTCATTTCCCAAAGACAAGTTCCAACTTGTCAAGGGCACTTCTGGTACTTTATACCCCATAGTCCCATTTGTGCAGGGTACCAGTATGGTTTTCAGAAAATGCTACCTAGATGAAATCGGTGGGTTTGATGAAGACCTTGGTGTAGGCTACGCCAGTTTTGAGGATTCCGAGCCATGTTTTGCCATGCACCGCAAAGGTTGGCTCACTATCTTTTGCGGGGATTTTGTCTTGACTCACCACAAGCTGCCAAGGATTGGTGGTAACGGGCGAGGGTATGACGATTACCAATATTCCTCCTATCTAGTTCGAAACTACTGTATTTCTCTCCTCAAAAACAAATATCCCTCCTTCACGCTGGCCTTGACCTATTTTTCAGTTTTTTGTGTTGTGCACGTGGTTAGGGTTGCATACTACAACTTGAAAAATCGACATATAATTAATTCAGTTGCCATCTTATGGAGTTCTTTGATTTGTGTGCTAAATGGTGTGAAGATGGGGGTGTCCGCCGGCAGGGAAGCAAAATGGAAACGGCTAAACTCGGCGGTATAGCATGATACCTTTGGGGGGACTAATCTCAATTTCCTTGCTGCTTATGTTTTGGATGAGAATCTTTGATAAAACTGCAGTTGCAGGAAAAGTAAGAATAGACATGCCATTATTCTTCGGCACAGGATGGTTTCTCTATTCCTTCTTCTTCATGCTGGAGAAATCGCTAAAGGCGGATATCACAGTTTCTGACTCACAATTTATTCTTGATTGTAATCTAGCTGTATTATCGATGGTTATTGGAGCCATTTTTGCTGGGGAGCATTTAGTATCTAGATGTGATAGTGGTCATAATACCGCGCCGCAAAAGTTCCTGACTAGGCCTGGAAACAACGTTGGGACTTACGTTGTAATGGTAGCGGTCACCATGCTTTTGCAACTCTATGTAGAAAAAGTATTCGGCAGCTGGAATATTTATTTCACTCAAAAGTATGGTGACTATAAAGTAGACGGAATAAATTCATTTACCTCGATAGTTCCAATTGTTTGCACATCTTTCGTCCTAGTCGCAAACTCTGAGTACGTAATCAAAAGTAAATTTTGCAACTTTGTTGTTGTGTGTTTTTCCGCAGCAATTGCTTGTTTATTCTTTCTCGGCGGGAACAGAAATTTCGCTATGATGATGCTGCTTGCGATAGTGTGGAGTAAATATCACAGGACCAAGGTGAATTTATATTTTTTATTGCCGGTTTTAACCTTGGTTATAATTGTTGGCGCAATAAATGCGGTCCTCAGGGAGTACGGAATAATAAACTTGTTTGCTGGCGAAATTAATGTTTCGGTTGCCGACATCAACCGTTTTGTACTTGCCATCTCTGAAGGCGAATTTGGAACAATGGCTCGAGTATCCCAATATTCTACTGAATTCGCCTTTAACTATAACAAGTTTGTAGGTGCTTCTTACCTAGTCGATCCCTTTGTCAACCTTCTGCCTACGTTTATTTATCCAGGAAGGCCAGATACTATGGCTGTTCAGTTCACGGAGCAATACTGGGGAATGCAAAAGGGTGCCACCGGTTTGATAGGTTTAGGATTCTCACCCATAGTTGAGGCAAAAATAAATTTTTCGTATTTGTGGTTTATCGTGTTTGTTTTTTTTGGGTTTTTAATCAGGTATTTGTCCCTATTATTTCGTAACAAACAGTCTTATTTGCAGTTGTTTGCATTTGGATCATTTAGTGTTGTTTCACTGAATTTTTTCAGAATTGACTTCGCCTTGTACGTGAAGTTTTCAATTTTGGTTTTTATCTCTGCGTTGTTCATTTATTTTATGATTGTTAGTGTCGGTAGGGCAAAGTTCTATCTTTTAAATGTTGCCTCTACTCCTAGAAATATTAAATATTAAGGCGTATTGTGGAAATGATAATTTTACAGGCGGCTTCTGCGTTTTTTATATTATTACGAATGCTTGTAATAATTAAGCTCGGAGGTGTTGGCTCATTTGGGATTTTTAGTGTAATTGCTACCATCATTACTTTTTTGACCATTCCCTGCCAATTTTTAAATAATCAACGAATTCAAGTAGTTTTAGTTAAGTTGGGTCAAGTGGAGCGTCGATCGATGCTCAATGCCGGTTTTGTTGTAAGTATCCTTTTGTCATCCATTGCATCCTTGTTAGTTTTTACTTTAGGGCCATTGTACAAAGAATTGAATAATTTTTGTGATTTCAGGTTATGGTCATGTGCAGTTGCATCAGCGGTTATTTTTTCTTTTTTCAGCAATTGCTGCGAACTCAAGGCTCTGTCCGAAAGCCGTCTGGTATTATACTATGTTATAATTGCCATCAGTTCCTTCTTTGGTTTTGCTTCGTCATTGATTTTATTAAATATGGATGTCAAATACGTAGTTTTTATTCCGTCGTTTTATTTTGCAGCATCATCCCTGAGTTATATTATATATAATTTAGTATTTTTAAAAGATACCTTTTGGGACTTTGAATCGAAAGCAAACTACAGAACTTTATTGTTATATGTAAAGGAATCGTGGTCGTTAAGTATTATCCCTTTTTACAACACATTGTTGGACTTTTCAGTCAGGACGCTTGCACTTTCTTGGATCGGGGCATTAGGCTTGGGATATTTTCAGACCATTGTATCTGTAGAAGCTATGATTGGTAATATTTTTCTGAGTGGTTTTTACAAGAAGACTCTTATTAATACTACCAACGGTGTTGCTTTTAACTTTAAGAACGTTTTCAAGGCTGTGTTAGTATTCACAACAATCCCTGTTCTAGGTATTTTGCTTTTAAATGCTGGCAACCTTCTTTTTCATTTTAAACACGCGATCTTTGATGTTGTTGTCCCCTTAATTTTAGTTTGTTTACTTAGATTCCCTTGGAATATTTGGGGCGCAATAGGGCAAGCATTAATTGTTTATGGTCGGTATCGTTTAGTATCAAGAGTTGAGGTCCTGACCAAAACCCTAGTTTCAGGGATTTTTCTTGGTTTAGCCTTTTTCTACCACTTTGATGTGTACGGTTACGTTTTAGCTGTTGCGTGTTCCTCAATTCTGATGTGGTGGATAGTTGTTAGAACTAGCGCATTGATCTTTCAAAGTGCCGATATTGATTTGTAACGATGATATAGCATCTTTTATCAACTTATTATATGGTGTCTTTTGAATGAATATTTTGATTATAACTCCAGAATTACCTTTCCCTAGTTACCGCAATGGTCGGACCTCCACTCTTGCAGCTTTAATCGACGTCTGGCGGATGCACAATAATGTTACTATTATTGCAGGTGAGCCTTGTTCATCCTCCGGTTTAGAATATTATAAAAACCTTGCCGTCAACATTGTTGAAAATCCAACCAGTAAAATTAATTTTTTCTTCAATGTTGGCTTTAAAGTTTTTATCAGACCTCGTAACATTTGGAGACACAACTATGATTTACCAGAAGGACTTGATCTGCATTGTTATGATTTTATCTTGTTGGTAGGATTTGAGTCGGCTTTGTATCTTAAACCAATATTGGAACATAGAGTATCCTCAAAATTGGTGCTATTTGAACTTGATTGTCTTTCACTATTATATAAGAAAAGTGCCTGTTCAACATCAAATATCATACTTAAGCTGTATTATTGCATTCAATATATGCTGGTGGAACGTATAGAACGCTTTTCATACTCTTCAGTAAGTAGTGTTTTTTTTGTATCAAATGTCGATGCTGATTACTGTATTTCAAAATTCACAGAAGTCAAAAAACGTATTTTTAAATTTGTTAACAATGGCGTCAATCCAGTTTCAAGCAAATGGTCTTTGCGGTCGGGTGACTCCTATTTAAGGCTTTGTTTCTCAGGTAATTTTGATTACCTCCCCAATCGATTAGCAGCGAAATTCATCCTGACCAAAATCGTCCCAGAATTATCTAGGCGGGGTATCACCTTCACCTTTCATATAGTAGGGGCAAACCCAGGAGACGACCTTCTTAAAATGGCTG
Protein-coding sequences here:
- a CDS encoding NAD-dependent epimerase/dehydratase family protein; protein product: MNILIDGATGFLGGKVTTMLVELGHDVSIIKRTSSNTTSIDHIRNCKFYDIDTCDKETIFSESSKFDVVIHLATDYGRAGNGFSGVIQANLMLPLELMSLSVKYGVEFFINTDTYYNRPGSQSYHLAPYSLTKRQIVEWGKLLAVQKKLHFINVKLQHMFGAGEGASKFTTSLIRDCVRDVDEVKLTDGIQRRDFIYIDDVVAAYKTILLQLPYDDFFVDYDVGTGISTSIRDFALLVKKATKTRTHLNFGAIPNRENEITDSCADTTLLRSLGWTAQVELEEGVDRIIQYETISKYNDSDL
- a CDS encoding glycosyltransferase family 2 protein is translated as MPDKIKISLVVLAGRDRENLKRFLASLVQVTELPHEVVVVFDVQHHGTPDPLPTISGCEVVGLKFEGDKRQPQMRNVGLKASTGDFIWFVDDDVSLDPNSIEQLMLLLKDIRDTGKIGAISGRIVEPPSFDVRRLSRPIYLSLFRGAVGWFNYDTFSFPKDKFQLVKGTSGTLYPIVPFVQGTSMVFRKCYLDEIGGFDEDLGVGYASFEDSEPCFAMHRKGWLTIFCGDFVLTHHKLPRIGGNGRGYDDYQYSSYLVRNYCISLLKNKYPSFTLALTYFSVFCVVHVVRVAYYNLKNRHIINSVAILWSSLICVLNGVKMGVSAGREAKWKRLNSAV
- a CDS encoding lipopolysaccharide biosynthesis protein — encoded protein: MEMIILQAASAFFILLRMLVIIKLGGVGSFGIFSVIATIITFLTIPCQFLNNQRIQVVLVKLGQVERRSMLNAGFVVSILLSSIASLLVFTLGPLYKELNNFCDFRLWSCAVASAVIFSFFSNCCELKALSESRLVLYYVIIAISSFFGFASSLILLNMDVKYVVFIPSFYFAASSLSYIIYNLVFLKDTFWDFESKANYRTLLLYVKESWSLSIIPFYNTLLDFSVRTLALSWIGALGLGYFQTIVSVEAMIGNIFLSGFYKKTLINTTNGVAFNFKNVFKAVLVFTTIPVLGILLLNAGNLLFHFKHAIFDVVVPLILVCLLRFPWNIWGAIGQALIVYGRYRLVSRVEVLTKTLVSGIFLGLAFFYHFDVYGYVLAVACSSILMWWIVVRTSALIFQSADIDL
- a CDS encoding glycosyltransferase, translating into MNILIITPELPFPSYRNGRTSTLAALIDVWRMHNNVTIIAGEPCSSSGLEYYKNLAVNIVENPTSKINFFFNVGFKVFIRPRNIWRHNYDLPEGLDLHCYDFILLVGFESALYLKPILEHRVSSKLVLFELDCLSLLYKKSACSTSNIILKLYYCIQYMLVERIERFSYSSVSSVFFVSNVDADYCISKFTEVKKRIFKFVNNGVNPVSSKWSLRSGDSYLRLCFSGNFDYLPNRLAAKFILTKIVPELSRRGITFTFHIVGANPGDDLLKMADQCGDSVIVTGFVEDIDLYLSDMDIYVSPLFLGTGMKNKILQAMNIGLPLVCSNVSLDGIKEMQDGYNCLVCNSSDEALWVNKIVELANGNNLCIAFSGRSQEVIEDNYRWERIAQSFIEKLLN
- a CDS encoding glycosyltransferase family 2 protein, whose product is MKPFLSITIPTYNRCETLKANLSKIVEELDSEIEILVSDNASTDGTEALCRQYQERFSFFNYHRNEFNLGYDLNVLNCVELCSGHYIWFLSDDDFVNGKLIKEVVAELKKEKPDGALINATVVNPQSGIVLIDNLGGCNTDYLTLVGTAEFIDYSKWATLISSLIVRRDLIEFNPLSEHVGSCFIQVPLFWRALYQRRLYVLGSKRIIKNDGIGDNFNQHSSKLWLLNWIATISSLCDLYTLESCRRAATSLYPKAFYAPGSLVMHVIQARGGGVLSSSNKKVVVDGLDINFAQRLLIDAIVYVPVSLVDCLFWIARRFARVVRTARRRLDCA
- the rfbH gene encoding lipopolysaccharide biosynthesis protein RfbH, whose product is MEQCAEQDQALREEVIRAAIAYYEYRHAVRKEFKPGDRIPYAARVFDEAEITALIDSSLDFWLTTGRYAERFERMFEQFLEVQHCSLTNSGSSANLLAFMALTSPKLGERRIMKGDEVITVAAGFPTTVAPIVQFGAVPVFVDVSLPTYNIDVSQLEAALSETTKAVMVAHTLGNPFDLSSVKAFCDKYNLWLIEDNCDALGARYLYKNEWRYTGTIGHLGTSSFYPPHHMTMGEGGAVYTNEATLNRLVESFRDWGRDCWCPSGKDNTCSNRFGQVFGELPLGYDHKYVYSHFGYNLKLTDMQAAIGCAQIQKLPYFIESRKKNWKMLRDGLAGCEDRYILPEPTESSDPSWFGFLLTVRSDNGLSRDRVVNHLEKNGIQTRMLFAGNLIKHPCFDEMRREAKGFRVVGDLPNTNKIVQDTFWIGVYPGLNIEMITYIIDKIKAIS